One part of the Rhodococcus oxybenzonivorans genome encodes these proteins:
- a CDS encoding fumarylacetoacetate hydrolase family protein: protein MRVANQAGRLQVVADGIAVDVETASGGRFSAEPQQIFDRWDEFTSWAATVDFTDGTPLVESELGAPVPRPGQIFAVGVNYADHVEESGLTLPDAPFVFTKFPASIAGPYDTIEHPGGSVDFEVELVAVIGKEARHVPVSEGWNYVAGLTLGQDLSERDLQLSGPPPQQFGLGKSFAGFAPIGPVLVTPDEFENADDIEVSTVLSGELMQKSRTRHLIFPIPVLVSYLSSILPLRPGDLIFTGTPSGIGFTRDPKRLIGVDDELVSRADTIGEMRHRFAATGRPHPLTTVSRSTSHV, encoded by the coding sequence ATGCGCGTGGCAAACCAAGCCGGCCGACTCCAGGTCGTGGCGGACGGGATCGCCGTCGACGTCGAGACGGCCAGCGGGGGTCGTTTTTCCGCCGAACCCCAGCAGATTTTCGACCGGTGGGACGAGTTCACCTCGTGGGCAGCCACGGTGGACTTCACTGACGGAACACCGTTGGTCGAGTCCGAGCTGGGTGCTCCGGTTCCCCGGCCCGGTCAGATCTTCGCCGTCGGCGTGAACTATGCCGATCACGTCGAGGAGTCCGGGCTGACCCTGCCCGACGCTCCGTTCGTGTTCACCAAGTTTCCCGCCTCGATCGCCGGCCCCTATGACACCATCGAACACCCCGGCGGCTCGGTCGATTTCGAGGTCGAACTGGTAGCGGTCATCGGCAAGGAAGCCCGACACGTCCCCGTCTCCGAGGGCTGGAATTATGTAGCCGGGCTGACCCTCGGCCAGGACCTGTCCGAGCGGGACCTTCAGCTGTCCGGTCCCCCACCGCAGCAGTTCGGCCTCGGCAAGTCGTTCGCCGGATTCGCCCCGATCGGGCCGGTGCTGGTCACCCCCGACGAATTCGAGAACGCCGACGACATCGAGGTCAGCACGGTCCTGTCGGGCGAGCTGATGCAGAAGTCGCGCACCCGGCACCTGATTTTCCCGATCCCGGTCCTCGTGTCCTACCTGTCGTCGATTCTGCCGCTGCGCCCCGGCGACCTCATCTTCACCGGCACCCCGTCGGGTATCGGCTTCACCCGTGACCCGAAACGGCTCATCGGTGTCGACGACGAACTCGTCAGCCGTGCCGACACCATCGGCGAGATGCGGCACCGCTTCGCCGCCACCGGCCGCCCGCACCCACTCACCACTGTTTCCAGGAGCACCAGCCATGTCTGA
- a CDS encoding VOC family protein codes for MTATPKFAHVVLQTSRFEEMRDWYCTVLDAHVVYEGHGLCFITFDEEHHRVALLGAPVQLEPRNPGAAGMHHTAYTFDTLDDLLDRYDSLKEKGIEPKVPIQHGVTTSLYYQDPDGNFVELQIDNFTTPDEATAYMNGPEYGSNPVGVSFVPERMREALAQGTPVSEITTHSWALQTSPDLPDPMAALTS; via the coding sequence ATGACCGCTACCCCCAAGTTCGCGCACGTCGTCTTGCAGACGAGCCGATTCGAGGAGATGCGCGACTGGTATTGCACCGTGCTGGATGCGCACGTGGTTTACGAGGGGCACGGACTCTGCTTCATCACCTTCGACGAGGAGCACCACCGGGTCGCGCTGCTCGGCGCCCCGGTGCAGCTCGAGCCCCGCAATCCGGGTGCGGCGGGCATGCACCACACTGCGTACACCTTCGACACGCTCGACGATCTTCTCGATCGGTACGACTCGCTGAAGGAGAAGGGCATCGAGCCGAAGGTACCGATCCAGCACGGAGTGACGACGTCCCTGTACTACCAGGATCCGGACGGCAACTTCGTCGAGCTGCAGATCGACAACTTCACCACCCCCGACGAGGCGACGGCTTACATGAACGGCCCCGAGTACGGCAGCAACCCGGTCGGCGTGTCGTTCGTCCCGGAGCGGATGCGCGAAGCACTCGCCCAGGGCACCCCGGTTTCGGAGATCACCACCCACTCCTGGGCCCTGCAGACCAGCCCGGACCTGCCCGACCCGATGGCGGCACTGACCAGCTGA
- a CDS encoding PucR family transcriptional regulator: protein MPHWTHELAGTRAPQPEHEWLSPDADRIRVNLGDGAVTWAVEVGEDIATTISREMPVLREGASQTSAVRRATTSTVLRALTLVAGLGEPDTSLASAEVEEVAVDFARRGLELNDLLGSIRVGYAVLAAAILDAALRLVPPAESSAELRRVSVLLFEVLDRFTGVAATTFLEERSAWAAGVSAARFDFVKKVVENEPVDLSHADEVLGYPLGGHHLAIIAWSGPHSSHDLRSIVDPVLRHWGSPGATLVIPVGLQTIWAWGAVSPDQGHLRRAPLPEYADTSVVVGQLGSGVEGFRRSHMEARTVERLVRLRADQPHTTCAHEDVALEALLLAEPDAAAGFASRLLGALAGDDARTADLRSTLSRYLDMDHSLAKVAAAEHISKNTVTYRVHKALSLCDHPLGGVDH, encoded by the coding sequence GTGCCGCACTGGACTCACGAACTCGCGGGGACCCGCGCCCCGCAACCCGAGCACGAGTGGCTCAGTCCCGATGCGGATCGCATCCGCGTCAACCTCGGCGATGGGGCTGTGACCTGGGCCGTCGAGGTAGGCGAGGATATCGCGACCACGATTTCGCGGGAAATGCCGGTTCTTCGAGAGGGAGCATCCCAGACCAGTGCCGTGCGGCGGGCGACGACCTCGACGGTACTGCGTGCCTTGACATTGGTCGCGGGCCTCGGTGAACCCGATACCTCCCTCGCGAGTGCCGAGGTCGAGGAAGTCGCGGTGGACTTCGCCCGCCGCGGCCTCGAGCTCAATGATCTTCTCGGCTCAATCCGCGTAGGGTATGCCGTTCTCGCAGCTGCCATCCTCGACGCCGCCCTCCGGTTGGTTCCGCCCGCCGAGAGCAGCGCCGAGCTGCGGCGGGTCTCGGTGCTGCTTTTTGAGGTTCTGGACCGGTTCACCGGCGTCGCTGCCACTACTTTCCTCGAAGAGCGAAGTGCCTGGGCGGCCGGTGTCTCTGCCGCTCGCTTCGATTTCGTCAAGAAGGTCGTCGAGAACGAGCCCGTCGACCTTTCTCACGCTGACGAGGTGCTGGGATACCCGCTCGGCGGACACCATCTGGCGATCATCGCGTGGAGCGGGCCGCATTCGAGTCATGACCTGCGGAGCATCGTAGACCCGGTACTGCGACACTGGGGCAGCCCTGGTGCAACGCTGGTGATTCCCGTGGGACTCCAGACGATATGGGCGTGGGGGGCGGTCTCCCCAGATCAAGGGCACCTCCGCCGAGCGCCCTTGCCGGAATACGCTGACACTTCCGTCGTCGTCGGCCAACTGGGCTCCGGAGTGGAAGGCTTCCGGCGTAGCCACATGGAGGCCCGGACAGTAGAGCGACTAGTGCGCCTTCGCGCGGATCAGCCACACACCACGTGCGCGCACGAAGATGTCGCCCTCGAAGCGCTTCTCCTCGCCGAACCGGACGCCGCTGCCGGTTTCGCCAGTCGCCTGCTCGGCGCCCTCGCAGGCGACGACGCCCGGACTGCCGACCTGCGATCCACGCTCAGTCGCTACCTCGACATGGATCACAGCCTCGCTAAAGTCGCTGCTGCAGAACATATTTCCAAGAACACAGTGACGTATCGAGTCCACAAGGCGCTGAGCCTGTGTGACCATCCTCTGGGGGGGGTCGACCACTAA
- a CDS encoding FAD-dependent oxidoreductase, with translation MNQEWDETVDILVAGSGIGGLGSAVIAAANGADVLVVEKAATLGGTTAKSAAYMWIPNNKYLRATGRTDPRDDALRYMAKLSRPRLYNPDHPTLGLPDWEYDGLTAFYDNASDAAEAYESLAGLKFGHAADFPDYYAHLPEDAAPTGRVLFPEESEGGPSGGSILIETLARACERANVPIRTDSRVVELIQDATGAIIGAVVNSAGRTARIRTRRGVICATGGFTQDPELRLRFLDHSYVGGCAARTNTGDLLAIARDVGADLANLNVGMRAPMVLERLKKDPAAVRGSFMIPGDSMIIVNRFGKRVISEKMPYHDFARVFFDWDSQRGTYPNNPLIAIWDEPARRFGGEGFGNPIPPQGEDDYWVIKADSLTDLEKKIAERLETLREYTGPVELDNDFGTTLTETVNRWTQMATDGVDRDFGRGSTPIEQALSAYFGVGDGPNPMMAPLADHGPYYATILGPALIDTAGGPRVDKNCQVVRPDSTPIPGLYAVGNCAATPSGEAYWAGGHTIGFIQCSAYLAARHVTQN, from the coding sequence ATGAATCAAGAGTGGGACGAGACCGTGGATATTCTGGTCGCCGGAAGTGGAATCGGAGGCCTGGGTTCTGCCGTGATCGCCGCGGCGAACGGCGCCGACGTTCTCGTCGTCGAGAAGGCCGCGACGCTAGGCGGAACCACTGCGAAGTCTGCTGCGTACATGTGGATTCCCAACAACAAGTATCTGCGCGCCACCGGTCGCACCGATCCGCGCGACGACGCCCTTCGGTATATGGCAAAGCTGTCGCGCCCACGCCTGTACAACCCTGACCATCCGACACTGGGCTTGCCCGACTGGGAGTACGACGGTCTGACGGCCTTCTACGACAATGCCTCGGATGCCGCCGAAGCTTATGAAAGCCTCGCCGGACTGAAGTTCGGGCATGCCGCAGACTTCCCGGACTACTACGCGCACCTTCCCGAGGATGCGGCTCCGACAGGTCGCGTGTTGTTCCCGGAAGAAAGCGAAGGTGGGCCTTCCGGGGGATCGATCTTGATCGAGACCCTGGCTCGAGCATGTGAACGCGCCAACGTGCCCATCCGTACCGATTCCCGTGTGGTGGAGCTCATCCAGGATGCGACCGGAGCGATCATCGGAGCCGTCGTCAATTCGGCCGGGCGAACCGCTCGCATCCGAACACGGCGCGGAGTCATCTGCGCCACCGGCGGTTTCACCCAGGACCCCGAATTGCGACTGCGGTTCCTGGATCATTCCTACGTCGGCGGTTGTGCGGCCCGGACGAACACCGGTGACCTTCTCGCCATCGCCCGCGACGTCGGCGCCGATCTGGCGAACCTGAACGTGGGCATGCGGGCGCCGATGGTCCTCGAGCGCCTCAAGAAGGACCCGGCGGCAGTCCGCGGATCATTCATGATTCCGGGCGACTCGATGATCATCGTCAACCGGTTCGGCAAGCGGGTCATCAGCGAAAAGATGCCGTACCACGACTTCGCTCGGGTGTTCTTCGACTGGGACAGCCAGCGCGGGACCTACCCGAATAACCCGCTGATCGCCATCTGGGACGAACCCGCCCGGCGATTCGGCGGCGAGGGCTTCGGCAACCCCATCCCACCCCAGGGCGAGGACGACTACTGGGTCATCAAAGCCGACTCGTTGACCGACCTGGAAAAGAAGATCGCGGAACGGCTCGAGACGCTGCGTGAGTACACCGGCCCGGTCGAGTTGGACAACGACTTCGGTACCACTCTCACCGAGACGGTGAATCGGTGGACCCAGATGGCCACCGACGGTGTCGACCGCGATTTCGGTCGCGGATCCACACCGATCGAGCAGGCTCTGAGCGCTTACTTCGGTGTAGGCGACGGTCCAAATCCGATGATGGCTCCGCTCGCCGACCACGGACCGTACTACGCCACGATCCTGGGGCCGGCGCTCATCGACACCGCCGGCGGGCCGCGTGTTGACAAGAACTGCCAGGTCGTGCGACCCGACAGCACACCCATCCCGGGCCTCTACGCGGTCGGCAACTGCGCGGCAACACCGTCCGGCGAGGCCTACTGGGCCGGGGGACACACCATCGGATTCATTCAATGCTCCGCGTACCTCGCCGCACGACACGTCACCCAGAACTAA
- a CDS encoding nuclear transport factor 2 family protein, whose product MTQTTTDLESTTRAFYREVDANDPEVFRRHLADTAVFAFNDVDPVTGFEAIDAFVSAWKGNFKAVLHQLDNLVVDTAKNTVAIEITVSYVFSDGNETKVKGSSFVEFANGDIVSWRVYVDTSRLS is encoded by the coding sequence ATGACTCAGACGACGACCGACCTGGAATCGACCACCCGCGCGTTCTACCGTGAGGTCGACGCCAACGACCCCGAAGTCTTCCGCCGCCATCTCGCCGACACCGCCGTCTTCGCCTTCAACGACGTCGATCCGGTCACGGGATTCGAGGCAATTGATGCCTTCGTGTCCGCCTGGAAGGGCAACTTCAAGGCCGTCCTCCATCAACTCGACAACCTGGTCGTCGACACGGCGAAAAACACCGTCGCCATCGAGATCACCGTGTCCTACGTCTTTTCCGACGGCAACGAGACCAAGGTCAAGGGTTCGTCGTTCGTCGAATTCGCCAACGGTGACATTGTGAGCTGGCGGGTCTATGTCGATACCAGCCGGTTGAGCTGA
- a CDS encoding mycofactocin-coupled SDR family oxidoreductase, whose product MGRVEGKVALITGAARGQGRSHAIRLAEEGADIIALDICDQVASADHTMGTEEELQETVVLVEKLDRRIVAIKADVRDRAALESAVAEGVAELGRLDIVSANAGIASTGPIIGLPEHTWQDVIDIDLTGVFHTVNAAVPHIVAGGRGGSIVLTSSAAGAAGVQNLGHYVAAKHGVLGLMKSLALELGPQFIRVNSVLPTNVDTPMIQNETVMKLFMPHLEHPSRADAEKPDSNYRAANVLPIPWVDPVDISNAVLYLASDESRYVTGIALPVDAGFLIK is encoded by the coding sequence ATGGGACGAGTAGAGGGCAAGGTCGCACTGATCACGGGAGCGGCACGAGGCCAGGGCCGAAGTCACGCGATCCGACTCGCCGAAGAGGGCGCCGACATCATCGCCCTCGACATCTGCGATCAGGTCGCCAGCGCTGATCACACAATGGGCACCGAGGAAGAGCTGCAGGAGACCGTCGTTCTCGTCGAGAAACTCGACCGGAGGATCGTGGCGATCAAAGCCGACGTGCGCGATCGTGCTGCGCTCGAAAGTGCAGTGGCCGAGGGTGTTGCCGAACTCGGGCGTCTCGATATCGTCTCCGCCAATGCCGGGATCGCATCGACCGGGCCGATCATCGGACTCCCAGAACACACATGGCAAGACGTGATCGATATCGACCTGACCGGCGTATTCCATACGGTGAACGCCGCGGTGCCCCACATCGTCGCGGGTGGACGCGGTGGATCGATTGTCTTGACGAGTTCTGCGGCCGGAGCGGCCGGCGTGCAGAATCTGGGTCACTATGTCGCCGCGAAACACGGTGTCCTTGGTCTGATGAAATCGCTCGCCCTTGAACTCGGACCGCAATTCATCCGAGTCAACTCGGTTCTTCCGACCAACGTCGACACCCCGATGATTCAGAACGAGACGGTCATGAAGCTGTTCATGCCACATCTCGAGCACCCCAGTCGCGCCGACGCCGAAAAGCCGGATTCCAACTATCGTGCAGCAAATGTGTTGCCGATCCCGTGGGTCGATCCGGTCGACATCAGCAATGCAGTCCTCTACCTGGCCTCCGACGAGTCCCGTTACGTCACGGGGATTGCCCTGCCGGTCGATGCAGGTTTCCTCATCAAGTAG
- a CDS encoding zinc-binding dehydrogenase, translating to MKAWMFNGVGSPIDLAEVPDPTPGPGEVVVDLKAAGLCHTDVGITDGTMAEILGFTPIILGHEAAGIVSAVGDGVENVSIGDRVAVSAMGDGKSGVLGQKNIGVGRHGAYAEKTLAPASEIIPLPETVPFEQAAAATDAGMTSYHAVFVRGGLKPGTRVGIIGLGGLGMTAARLAVLGGGEVYAAEINPRVHAAGIERGVKQVVDDVKELAAFELDLIVDFAGFGTTTAGAIEVVNSGGRVVQVGLGRAEATINTHLLTMKEVELRGSIGGTPADTVEVLKFISSGDLAISTQSIGFTEIRSGLEQLARGDVGGKRLVALFD from the coding sequence ATGAAGGCGTGGATGTTCAACGGAGTCGGGTCACCGATCGACCTCGCCGAGGTCCCCGATCCCACCCCGGGCCCCGGTGAAGTCGTCGTCGACCTCAAAGCAGCCGGCCTGTGCCACACGGACGTAGGCATCACAGACGGGACGATGGCTGAGATCCTCGGCTTCACCCCGATCATCCTCGGGCACGAAGCCGCCGGAATCGTCTCCGCCGTCGGCGACGGAGTCGAGAACGTCTCGATCGGAGACCGGGTCGCAGTCAGCGCCATGGGAGACGGCAAAAGCGGAGTTCTCGGACAGAAGAACATCGGAGTTGGGCGCCACGGGGCGTACGCGGAGAAGACTCTGGCGCCGGCCAGCGAGATCATCCCCCTCCCAGAAACCGTGCCGTTCGAGCAGGCCGCTGCCGCAACCGATGCCGGCATGACCTCGTATCATGCGGTCTTCGTGCGCGGCGGCCTGAAACCTGGGACGCGAGTGGGCATCATCGGTCTCGGCGGCCTCGGAATGACCGCCGCACGGCTGGCGGTACTTGGCGGCGGCGAAGTGTACGCAGCGGAGATCAATCCTCGGGTGCACGCCGCCGGAATCGAACGCGGTGTCAAACAGGTTGTCGACGACGTCAAGGAGCTCGCGGCCTTTGAACTCGACCTGATCGTCGACTTTGCAGGATTCGGGACGACGACCGCCGGTGCCATCGAAGTAGTCAACAGCGGTGGCCGCGTTGTCCAGGTCGGTCTTGGCCGGGCCGAAGCAACCATCAATACCCACCTTCTGACCATGAAAGAGGTGGAACTGCGTGGGTCGATCGGAGGCACGCCCGCCGACACCGTCGAAGTGTTGAAGTTCATCTCGTCTGGAGATCTGGCTATCTCGACGCAGTCGATCGGTTTCACCGAAATTCGCTCGGGACTCGAGCAGTTGGCTCGCGGCGACGTCGGTGGAAAGCGACTCGTCGCGCTGTTCGATTGA
- a CDS encoding SDR family NAD(P)-dependent oxidoreductase: protein MGKLDGRVALVTGGASGIGKAQAVLFEKQGATVVVADRDESGARETAGAIAADGGNALGVALDVTDEDSVAAAVSATMSRYGRIDILSNTAGMFDHFAQTLDTDRKLWDTMLAVNLTGIYTVTNAILPHMIAAGKGVIVNIASGAGLRGGGGGAAYTSTKHAVVGYTRQLSAGYGKQGIRVNAIAPGLIDTPMVASFSQDEDTLAGLRQQPAGRLGKPEDIANAALFLVSDDADFIHAVTLPVDGGLIETL, encoded by the coding sequence GTGGGCAAACTTGACGGACGTGTCGCGCTGGTAACAGGAGGTGCCTCGGGAATCGGGAAGGCACAAGCGGTACTTTTCGAGAAGCAGGGAGCGACCGTCGTCGTCGCGGACCGCGACGAATCCGGCGCTCGAGAGACCGCCGGTGCGATCGCGGCCGACGGCGGAAATGCGCTGGGTGTCGCACTCGATGTCACGGACGAAGACTCCGTTGCCGCGGCAGTATCGGCCACCATGAGCAGATATGGGCGGATCGACATTCTCAGCAACACAGCTGGGATGTTCGACCACTTTGCGCAGACCCTGGACACCGACCGCAAGCTATGGGACACAATGCTCGCGGTCAACCTGACAGGGATCTACACCGTCACCAATGCGATCTTGCCGCACATGATCGCTGCAGGTAAGGGCGTGATCGTCAACATCGCGTCCGGAGCAGGCCTGCGCGGTGGGGGAGGGGGCGCGGCATATACCAGTACGAAGCACGCAGTGGTCGGATACACGCGGCAGCTCTCGGCCGGCTATGGCAAGCAGGGCATTCGCGTCAACGCCATCGCGCCGGGGTTGATCGACACGCCCATGGTTGCGTCCTTCTCCCAGGACGAGGACACGCTCGCCGGGTTGCGGCAGCAGCCTGCTGGAAGGCTCGGGAAGCCGGAAGACATCGCGAATGCCGCATTGTTCCTTGTCAGTGATGATGCCGATTTCATTCACGCCGTCACGTTGCCGGTAGACGGCGGGCTGATCGAGACGCTCTAA
- a CDS encoding helix-turn-helix domain-containing protein translates to MDHSLAKVASAEHISKNTVTYRVQKALSLFSAPR, encoded by the coding sequence ATGGACCACAGCCTGGCCAAAGTTGCTTCGGCAGAGCACATTTCCAAGAACACGGTAACCTATCGAGTGCAGAAGGCCTTGAGCCTTTTCAGCGCCCCCCGGTGA
- a CDS encoding flavin reductase family protein has product MHTPSSPVQEAFKDVMAHVATPVAVVTSMDGGLPFGTTVSAFTSLSMTPPMVLVSLDRGSETLELITASKKFGLNVLGRDQHGTALKFAKKGGVGKFHGVRWDVDHDLPRIAGAAGWIACHVEQFVEGGDHVIVLGNVVAAETNYSDPLTYHRRVFGTHSALESA; this is encoded by the coding sequence ATGCATACCCCGTCGAGTCCTGTCCAGGAAGCGTTCAAGGACGTGATGGCACACGTGGCCACTCCGGTCGCGGTCGTGACCTCCATGGACGGCGGCCTGCCCTTCGGCACCACCGTCAGCGCTTTCACCTCTTTGTCGATGACACCGCCGATGGTCCTGGTCTCCTTGGACCGCGGATCGGAGACGCTCGAACTGATCACGGCATCGAAGAAATTCGGATTGAACGTGTTGGGCCGCGACCAGCATGGAACCGCGTTGAAGTTCGCGAAGAAGGGCGGAGTTGGCAAGTTCCATGGTGTGCGGTGGGACGTCGACCACGACCTTCCCCGAATCGCCGGCGCCGCCGGCTGGATCGCCTGTCACGTCGAGCAGTTCGTCGAGGGCGGAGATCATGTGATTGTGCTCGGCAACGTCGTTGCGGCAGAGACCAATTACAGCGACCCGCTCACCTATCACCGCCGCGTATTCGGCACGCACTCGGCGCTCGAATCCGCATAA
- a CDS encoding 3,4-dihydroxy-2-butanone-4-phosphate synthase: MTTSLAPRAAHYRSWSAIAAGSRALAAGELIILSHHRRVVLVGCAGAATTEQMAFLIRHTTGFLQVALHERTCDRLVLPEATPTVRAISTLGHGQCVTVDAAAGITTGISGTDRARTARILADPTTEPSDLTRPGHLIPVRVTPIEFRTRLTTASVARALTDTAESHYSGAVFADLDGIADPTDVGDRDDAEILADRYGLTLVAGPDPRTPSADQGVHTTGAVPACPELRRSPPAAEKHHTTHRREQWTSPAPNSWTECTPWYLPSPNARRRPRRTVLPSTRRSPTSSTRESWRR; the protein is encoded by the coding sequence ATGACGACCTCGTTAGCGCCCCGCGCCGCGCACTATCGGTCATGGTCGGCAATCGCAGCCGGTAGTCGCGCCCTCGCCGCCGGCGAGCTGATCATCCTGAGCCATCACCGTCGCGTCGTGCTCGTCGGGTGCGCCGGCGCCGCGACCACCGAGCAGATGGCCTTCCTGATCCGCCACACCACAGGATTCCTGCAGGTGGCGTTGCACGAACGGACCTGTGACCGTCTCGTTCTGCCGGAAGCGACCCCCACGGTTCGGGCCATCTCCACGCTCGGCCACGGCCAATGTGTCACCGTCGACGCCGCCGCCGGCATCACCACCGGGATCTCTGGCACCGACCGAGCGCGCACTGCACGCATCCTCGCCGACCCGACCACCGAACCGAGCGATCTCACGAGGCCCGGGCACCTGATCCCGGTGCGCGTGACACCCATAGAGTTCCGTACGCGCCTGACCACCGCGTCAGTCGCCCGCGCGCTCACCGACACCGCTGAATCCCACTACTCGGGCGCGGTGTTCGCCGACCTCGACGGCATCGCTGACCCGACAGACGTCGGCGATCGAGACGATGCCGAGATCCTTGCCGACCGGTACGGGCTCACACTCGTCGCCGGTCCGGACCCGAGGACACCTTCCGCTGACCAAGGCGTCCACACCACAGGCGCGGTTCCGGCATGCCCAGAGCTACGCCGATCGCCCCCAGCAGCTGAGAAACACCACACCACACATCGGAGGGAACAATGGACATCACCCGCACCGAACTCATGGACCGAGTGCACGCCCTGGTACCTGCCTTCGCCGAACGCGCGCAGAAGACCGAGGAGAACCGTGCTCCCCTCGACGAGACGATCACCGACCTCATCGACTCGGGAATCCTGGCGACGCTGA
- a CDS encoding acyl-CoA dehydrogenase family protein, whose protein sequence is MHALVPAFAERAQKTEENRAPLDETITDLIDSGILATLTPKEYGGLELGLDVAADIVRTISAVCPSTGWVTSFYIGAAWRVNIFTEQAQREVFADKPYTLTAGTAAPLGQVQKVDGGYRITGQTAWNSGSVHAEWFTFAGVVFEEGSAPTPLWFLVPREDVKILDTWYIAGMSGTGSNDISVEDVFVPEYRTGPFALALAGTAPGQLIHPNPMYHLPFLPFAMAEVTPVVVGALCGAADAFVQRTKDRQGTISQEKASGKQAAQMRLGRALAAADAAETLLDAFFERLIAQRPEQSDPRDRAEMKLKAAYLADLARNALNDMVRGIGGDGYRTSAPIQRFFRDLSVLSVHAFLDIDTASETIGRFTLDLPVADPLL, encoded by the coding sequence GTGCACGCCCTGGTACCTGCCTTCGCCGAACGCGCGCAGAAGACCGAGGAGAACCGTGCTCCCCTCGACGAGACGATCACCGACCTCATCGACTCGGGAATCCTGGCGACGCTGACCCCCAAGGAGTACGGCGGACTCGAACTCGGACTCGACGTCGCCGCCGATATCGTCCGAACCATCAGCGCGGTCTGCCCGTCGACCGGGTGGGTCACCTCCTTCTACATCGGAGCGGCCTGGCGGGTAAACATTTTCACCGAACAGGCCCAACGAGAAGTGTTCGCCGACAAGCCCTACACCCTCACCGCGGGTACCGCGGCCCCGCTCGGGCAGGTGCAGAAGGTTGACGGCGGCTACCGCATCACCGGGCAGACGGCATGGAACTCCGGGTCGGTGCACGCGGAGTGGTTCACCTTCGCCGGTGTGGTGTTCGAGGAGGGCAGCGCCCCCACCCCGTTGTGGTTCCTCGTGCCCCGCGAGGACGTCAAGATTCTCGACACCTGGTACATCGCCGGCATGTCAGGAACCGGCAGCAATGACATCAGCGTCGAGGACGTGTTCGTCCCGGAGTACCGCACCGGGCCGTTCGCCCTCGCCCTCGCCGGTACCGCACCCGGGCAGCTGATCCACCCCAATCCCATGTACCACCTGCCCTTCCTGCCGTTCGCTATGGCCGAGGTCACCCCGGTCGTCGTCGGTGCGCTATGCGGTGCGGCGGACGCGTTCGTCCAGCGCACCAAGGACCGGCAGGGAACAATCAGCCAGGAGAAGGCCTCCGGCAAGCAGGCCGCCCAGATGCGTCTCGGCCGGGCGCTCGCCGCGGCGGACGCCGCCGAAACCCTTCTCGACGCCTTCTTCGAGCGCCTCATCGCGCAGCGACCTGAGCAGTCCGACCCCCGCGATCGTGCCGAAATGAAGCTCAAGGCAGCATATTTGGCGGACCTGGCCCGTAACGCCCTCAACGACATGGTTCGCGGCATCGGTGGGGATGGGTACCGGACCTCCGCACCGATCCAGCGGTTCTTCCGTGACCTGTCCGTTCTGTCGGTGCACGCATTCCTCGACATCGATACGGCCTCGGAAACCATCGGCCGGTTCACCCTCGACCTTCCCGTCGCCGATCCGCTCCTCTGA
- a CDS encoding malonic semialdehyde reductase: MVNSNSTIECLDDAARNLLFAGARTVNNFAPTPVNDDELTQIWEMTRWAPTAANSQPMRVHFIRTDAARRRLLDHLDEGNCEKTASTPVTAILAVDSEFHEHLPRLLPIRPQIRDVFADNDALRERTGNFNAALQAGYFILAIRAAGLAAGPMAGFDPAGIDAEFFSGTSWRSILVVNIGYPGENPWFERLPRLDPAETVRWA, encoded by the coding sequence CTGGTGAATAGTAACTCGACGATTGAATGCCTCGATGACGCAGCCAGAAACCTGCTGTTCGCGGGCGCACGAACAGTGAACAACTTCGCCCCGACCCCGGTCAACGATGACGAGCTCACACAAATCTGGGAAATGACCCGCTGGGCGCCCACGGCAGCGAACTCCCAGCCGATGCGCGTGCACTTCATCCGCACCGACGCCGCCCGCCGCCGACTGCTCGACCATCTCGACGAGGGTAACTGTGAGAAGACGGCGTCAACGCCCGTCACCGCAATTCTCGCCGTCGACAGCGAATTTCACGAGCACCTGCCCCGGCTGCTGCCCATCCGGCCACAGATCCGTGACGTCTTCGCCGACAACGACGCGCTGCGCGAGCGCACCGGCAACTTCAACGCCGCCCTGCAGGCGGGGTACTTCATCCTCGCCATCCGTGCCGCCGGTCTGGCGGCTGGGCCGATGGCCGGCTTCGATCCCGCAGGAATAGACGCGGAATTCTTCTCCGGAACCTCCTGGAGGTCCATCCTGGTCGTCAACATCGGGTACCCCGGCGAGAATCCGTGGTTCGAGCGTCTCCCCAGACTCGACCCCGCAGAGACCGTGCGCTGGGCCTGA